The window AAGTAAAGTGCTCGATATGTAATTTCATTGGGTGTTATTTAATCTCAAATTTCTACCGGAAAGATCGACAACCAGCAGCATAGTTTGCTTTAGCTGCGCATTATGACATTAGTCGTGAAATATCATTAAAAAAGGCAACTGCCATCAAACCCATTAATAAAACCACGCCTGCGCGCTGTGCAATCTCACCGAAACGCTCTGACACAGCCCTTCCAGTCAAAACTTCCAGCGAATAATACAACAAATGCCCGCCATCCAACACAGGAATAGGGAGCAAATTCATGACGCCAAGACTAATACTGATTAAAGCAATAAAGCTAAGGTAACTGACGACACTGGTTCTGGAGGTCTGACCTGCATAATCAGCAATCGTGATGGGACCTGTAATATTCTTTAACGAAATATCCCCAGTCACCATTTTCCCCAGCATTTTAAAATTCAAAATACTGGTATCCCAGGTTCTTTTTGTGCCCTTGACCACTGAATCCGAAAAAGTTGTTTCTACTTGCACCATCTCTGGTGCGAGCATCAATCCAACTTTAATTCTGCCAATAGTCTGATCCTTAATCACTTGCTGCTCAGGTGTGACATCAAGTTCGAAAGTTCGTTCGCCTCGCTTCACTAACAAATGCATCGCTTTATTTGGGGAAGCACTGACCAGTTCGGTAAATGCTAAGCCATCCAATAATGGTCTACCATCAACTTCAAGAATTTGGTCTTTCTCCTGCAAGCCAGCGCGCTTCGCAGCTCCTTCGGGATCTACTGTGCCTAGTATTGCCGCCGGACGAGCAACGGAAAAACCTAATTGATTCAAAAAATCGGCTTCCAGATCTTTACTTGAGAGCTGGGATAAAGGGAGTTCAATCGTTACGTGATCAAGAATTTCCGGTTTATTTTGACTAACCCTAGCGACAACTATCTGCGCGTTACTTTTAGATAAACCTAATTGTAGTAACTTCCAGCGCACGTCAGACCAAGTTTGTACATTCTCATCATTTACGCTAGTGATCACGTCACCTTGACGCAAACCTGCGTGATAAGCCAACGAAGAACTCGAAGGTACGCGAATTTTACTGCTGGGCTCAGAAACTCCATGCAAGTAAAGACCAGAAAATAAAGTAATTGCCAGCAAAAAATTTGCTGTGGGACCTGCCGCAACAATGGCGATGCGTTTCCAAACTGACTGTCTACAAAATTCCCTGCTTAACTCATGCTCAGATAGCTTACTTACATCCTGCTCTCTCGCATCAAGCATTTTGACGTAACCGCCCAAAGGTAAAATTGATAAAGCCCATTCAGTTTGGTCTTTACCAAAATTTTTTGAGTAGATAACTCGCCCCATACCGACAGAAAACCGTAAAACTTTAACACCGCAAAGTCTGGCGACAAAATAATGTCCAAGCTCGTGAATAATCACAAGAGTACCCAGCGCAAATGCAAATGCTAGGACGGTTTGTAAAAAAGTTTGTATTTGAATCATGAAGCGAGCAAAGCCTGAGTAATTACTCGTGTTTCTTTATCGCATTCAAGAATAGATTCGATATCATCGGCGCTAGATAATGCAATCTTATCCAATACACGAGCAATAATTTGATCAATCATTCTAAAACCAATTTTCCCGTCCAAAAAAGCTTGGACAGCGATCTCATTACTTGCGTTCAATATAGTTGATGCAGTTTGACCCGCTTTCAACGCAGCATAAGCCAGATCAAGGCAAGGAAAACGCTTAAAGTCTGGCGCTTCGAAATGGAGTTTAGCGATTTTAACCAGATCAAGTGGTGCGACGCCAGATACAATTCGTTCTGGGTAGGCCAAACCGTAAGCAATCGGTGTGCGCATATCCGGATTCCCCATCTGGGCAAGGACTGAGCCATCATTGTAGGAAACCATAGAATGAATCACGCTCTGGGGATGTATCAAAACTTCAATTTGCTCTGAAGGCGTAGCAAATAACCAGTGCGCCTCAATTACCTCTAAGCCCTTATTCATCATGGTGGCGGAATCAATTGAAATCTTCCTGCCCATGACCCAGTTTGGATGCGCCACGGCCTCGTCAGGCGTTACATCGGATAAGGATTCTAAATTGCGATTTAAAAAAGGCCCCCCAGACGCTGTCAAGATAATCTTGCTGATTCCATATTCAGATGGATGTCGATTGTAATTGTGCGGCAAGCATTGGAAGATCGCATTATGCTCGCTGTCTATGGGTAGTAAAGTAGCGCCGCTGTCACGAACAGTATTGATAAATATCTGTCCAGCCATGACCAAGGCTTCTTTGTTCGCAAGTAGAACTTTCTTACCCGCCTTAGCTGCAGCTAAGGATGCGGGCAAACCAGCAGCGCCGACAATTGCCGCCATTACCGTATCACAATCGACAGAGCTCGCTACATCACATAGGGCTTGTGAGCCATAGCTGACTTCAGTCTTTAGATTCTTTCCAAGCAGTAGCCGTTGTAATTCAGAAGCCGCTTTAGCGGAACCAACCACTGCAATCTGCGGATTGAATTGCTTACATTGCAGCGCCAATTTTTCAACTTGACTATGTGCTGTTAAAGCAAATACCTGATAGCGATCTGGATGTCTAGCAACCACATCCAGAGTAGAAACTCCGATAGAACCGGTTGAACCTAAAACGCAGAGTTTTTGTACACTTGATACGCTCGTCGTCATACTTACTTCATCCATAAAACAATGAGCGCAGCAATGGGTAATACGGGGATTAAGGCGTCAATCCTATCAAGCACACCGCCATGACCCGGCAGTAAAGCACTACTGTCTTTGAAACCTGCACGGCGTTTTAATGAGGATTCAAATAAATCGCCCACAACACTGGCGACAACCAACAGACTCATAATGCCAACGAAGCCCAAAATTCCAAACGAGATTAATACTTTGGAAGGAAAAGTACCAGAAAGCACATCAACTTGGCTCGCAGCAAAACTAATCAGCAGTACAGCAATCCAGCCGCCTATCGCTCCCTCCCAAGACTTGCCGGGTGAAATACTTGGTGCCAGCTTATGTTTACCAAAAGCTTTTCCAGAAAAATAGGCTCCGATATCAGCAACCCAGACTGTTGCCATGATAGACAACAAAAAAATCGGGGAGTAATTGAACAAACTGGTTATCGCGACAAAACAAGCAAAAATAGATGCGCTATACATACCACTAAATAGAGAGTTAGCAATTCCGTTATTACGAGCCGGAAGACCTCTGGCTAGCGAGGGAGTAAATTTAACCGCCCAAAATGCAGTGGACAAAGCAAACAGCATAGGTTGAGAAATAGCAGCATTACTAACAGTTAAGCCCGCAAATAAGCCCGCCCAAATAAGGGCAATAACAATAGGAGCCGGTTTCTGAAACAGACGTTGGTTTTCCCACATTGCGGCGCCCAAGAACAAGGTTGCGATGATCGTAAACGCAATAAAAGAACCCGAATAAAGAATCGGCAATAAAATCGCCAATAATATCAATGCCGTAATGACACGAGTTTTAAGCATTAAGTCGCCTGAAAGCTATGACGATGTTTGTCCTACCAATTGCGCACTGGTTCGGCCAAATCTTCGTTCTCTTGTTTGATAGGATGTGATGGCCGTATCTAGCGCTGCAGCATCAAAGTCAGGCCAGTAGGTCTCGGTAAAGTAAAGCTCACTGTAGGCCAATTGCCACAGTAAAAAATTAGAAATTCTTGTTTCACCGCCAGTACGGATAAAAAGATCTGGCTCGGGCGCATACGCCATAGACAAATAAGGCGCTAATTGATCCTCATCAATCGGCATACTAACTTGCCCCTCTTGTACCAACCGATTAAAGGCTTGCACTACATCCCAGCGGCCACCATAGTTAGCGCAGATGGTGACTGTGAGCCCGGCATTGTTCGCCGTCTTCGTCTCTGCTGCTTGTATCATTTTCTGCAATGACGCATCAAAACGACTTAAATCACCGACTACCTTCAAGCGAATATCGTTTACGTGCATTTTTGCGACTTCTTTCTCAAGCGCAGTAACAAATAAGCGCATCAATAAAGAAACTTCATCTGCAGGCCGACGCCAGTTTTCAGAACTAAAGGCAAAAAGAGTCAGGTATTGCACGCCCCTGATGGCACATGCTTCGACGATGACACGAACTGCATCTACCCCTTTAGCATGTCCCGCCACACGTGGCAAAAAGCGCTTGGTCGCCCAACGCCCATTACCATCCATGATAATAGCCACGTGCTTAGGCACATTATCGACAACGGGAACATCTTTTGTAGAGCTAATGTGAGTCATGAATATCCAGAATGAATTACTTCTTTTCTGCCTTGAGCAAAAAATTTAATTAAACGCCCAAGGCAAATAGGAGCAAGGAAATATCGGGGCAATCTATACCGTCAATACTTCTTTTTCTTTTTCAGCAAGTAGCTTGTCTACTTCACTAACAAACTTATCGGTCAGCTTCTGTATATCATCTTGAGCCCGACGCTCATCATCCTCAGAGCACTCTTTATCCTTGAGAATTTTCTTGAGTGACTCGTTAGCATCACGGCGAATATTACGGATGGCGATTTTTCCATCTTCGCCCTCATTCTTAACCAACTTAACCATTTCTTTACGACGCTCTTCTGTCAACGCCGGAGTTGGTACTCGGATCATGTCACCTTGCGTGGACGGATTCAGACCTAAATCCGCATCACGAATCGCCTTCTCAACCGCAGAAATCATTTTCTTTTCCCAAGGTTGAACACCGATAGTACGGGCATCGATTAGGGTCACGTTCGCAACTTGGGTAATATGTGTTGCCGTACCATAGTAATCAACTTGAACATGATCAAGAATGCCGGTATGCGCGCGGCCAGTACGGACTTTGGACAAATCCGCCTTCAGCGTCTCTATCGTTTTTTGCATTCTTTGTTCAGTATTTTTCTTTACATCTGCAACGGTCATGCCGCCCTCCTATACATCAACTTATCAATTCAGTAGTACGTTCAATAAAATTATACGTGTACCAAGGTGCCTTCGTCTGCTCCCATGATGACGTTTCTTAGCGCACCTGGTTTGACAATTGAGAAGACTTTGATTGGTAATTTTTGATCTCTACATAACGCAAATGCAGTTGCGTCCATTACCTGCAAATGGCGTGAGATTGCCTCATCAAAAGAAATCGTGGTGTAACGCGTTGCTGTAGGATCTTTCTTTGGGTCGGCAGTATAGACGCCATCGACTTTGGTCGCTTTTAAAACAATCTCTGCACCGATTTCTGATCCTCGTAAAGCAGCGGCAGTATCTGTAGTAAAGAACGGATTACCTGTTCCAGCTGCAAATACAACAACTTTACCTTCCTCCAGATATTGCAATGCTTTAGGGCGGACGTAAGGCTCAACTACTTGATCGATCCCAATTGCTGACATAACCCTGGCAGTAATACCCGCCTGACGCATCGCATCCGCCAATGCCAGGGAATTCATTACAGTTGCAAGCATCCCCATATAATCCGCTGTGGCCCGATCCATACCTTGCGCACCGGGCGCTACACCGCGAAAAATATTACCGCCTCCAATAACAATCGCCAATTCAACGCCAAGCCTTGAGACTTCAGCGACATCAGCAACCATACGCTCAATTGTTGCGCGATTAATTCCGAAGGCATCATCTCCCATCAAGGCCTCACCAGAGAGCTTCAACAGGACACGTTTGTAAGCTGGCTTTGCGTTCGTTACGTTTGTCACGTTCTGGACTCCTTATGGATTTAGACGATTAATTTCTTACATGCTAAAAGCTGAGAAACGAGCCGCATTAAATAGCTTCACTAAATGTAAATACTAGATAGCAATTTAATGCAAACTAGTACACCTTATTAGCACACTGTATCTATACATTTAAAAAGCGGGCAGTTTAAAAAAACGGGCCTTTCGGCCCGCATTCTTGCTTACGCCTGCTTTGCCGCTGCCACCTGAGCAGCTACTTCCGCAGCGAAATCGTCTTGCTTTTTCTCAATGCCTTCACCAACCACATACATTGTGAAAGATTTGACGGAAGCATTTGCCGCCTTCAACATTTGCTCGACTGTTTGCTTGTCGTTCTTCACAAATGTTTGATTCAACAGCGAGACTTCTTTCAAAAACTTCTGAATCGAACCATCAACCATTTTAGCAACGATATCTGCTGGCTTACCAGACTCAGCCGCTTTCTGAGAGGCTACTGAACGTTCTTTCTCAATCAATTCAGCAGGAACTTGTTCAGAGGACAATGAAACTGGTTTCATTGCGGCAATGTGCATAGCAACATCTTTACCGACCTGATCATCAGCGGCATTAAAGTCAACTACAACACCGATACGGGTGCCGTGCAAGTAAGCTGCTAATTTAGATTCAGTATCAAAACGTACAAAACGGCGAATTGACATGTTTTCGCCGATTTTCCCGATCAATGCAGCGCGCACTGACTCTACTGTGCCGCCTTCCAATGGCAAAGCTGATAAAGCTGCTACGTCAGCAGGGTTATGCTCTGCAACCAACTTCGCACAATTGTTTACTAACGCCAAAAAGTCATCATTCTTGGTAACAAAGTCAGTTTCGCAATTAACTTCAATCATTGCGCCAACATTACCAGTTAAGTAACTAGCTACTACGCCTTCTGCAGTAATACGGGATGCCGCTTTCGATGCTTTGCCACCAAGTTTAATACGGAGCAATTCTTCTGCGCGATCCATATTACCTTCGGCTTCAGTCAAAGCTTTTTTGCACTCCATCATCGGCGCATCTGTCTTTGCGCGCAATTCACCCACCATCGCTGCTGTAATTGCTGCCATGTTTTTCTCCTAAATTGATAGTGCCATCTATTGATAAGCACCAACATCAAAATTTATTTAAAAAAAGGGGCGAACGACTGTTGCCCCTTTACCATCACCTTACTTGCGAACTCAGTTCGTAGCTTTTAAGCAATTAAGCTTGACCTGCCACTTCGACGAATTCATCAGCACTTGGCTTAACAGCTTCTAACACTTCGTTGACAGCATTAGCACGGCCTTCGAGAATTGCATCAGCAACGCCGCGAGCGTACAAAGCGATTGCCTTGGAGGAGTCATCGTTACCTGGAATGATGTAAGTAACACCTTCAGGAGAGTGATTAGTATCAACTACGCCGATAACTGGGATACCCAATTTAGCAGCTTCAGTGATAGCGCCTTTATGATAACCAACGTCAACTACGAAAATTGCGTCAGGAATACCACCCATATCCTTGATGCCGCCGATTGCTTTTTGCAATTTAACGATTTCACGTTGGAACATCAACGCTTCTTTTTTACTCAACTTTTCTACAGAACCATCTTCTACAGAAGCTTCCATATCTTTCAAACGTTTGATCGATGTTTTGACTGTTTTGAAGTTAGTCAACATACCACCCAACCAACGCTGGTCAACGAAAGGCATACCAGCGCGTTGCGCTTCTGCTGCCATGATGTCGCGTGCTTGACGTTTTGTACCAACCAACAAAATTGTGCCGCGATTTGCTGATAATTGACGGATGTATTGCATCGCCTCTTGATACATACCCAGAGTTTTTTCCAGGTTGACGATATGAATTTTATTGCGGTGACCAAAGATAAACGGCGCCATTTTTGGATTCCAAAAACGGGTTTGGTGACCAAAATGGACGCCAGCTTCTAGCATTTCGCGCATTGTTACAGACATATTAACTCCAGGGTTAGGTCTTGAATCCAGTCAGTGATCTGGGAATATTATGTAATTCCAGACACCCTTGTTGATCAGATTCGTGCATTAATAAATAATTTTTTAATCAACTTTTCATAGCTGATTTGTAGCTTCTCTTTAGCTTGATGATGCATTTATCCAAACTAGCCTTCTATTGTACTACGAAATGAGCCCTAAATTCAAGCGCGCAATGATCGGCCAGCGAACGGCTCTTGCCTCGACTATAATTGGAGCTTACTTATATTCATCTTATTTGGCTCAGCATGACATCTATCTCAATTAAAACACCGGAAGATATCGCAGGAATGCGTATAGCAGGCCGACTTGGCTCGGAAGTACTGGATTACATTACGCCATTCGTCAAAGTAGGCGTAACTACGGGTGAATTAGACAGATTGTGTCATGAATACATGGCCAATATCCAAGGTACCATCCCGGCTCCATTAAACTATTGCCCACCTGGCTACACGCCTTACCCAAAGGCGATTTGCACTTCGGTCAACGACGTAATTTGCCATGGAATTCCCGGGGATAAAATATTAAAAAGTGGCGATGTTGTCAATTTAGACATTACTGTGATCAAAGATGGCTACCACGGGGATAATAGCCGTATGTTCTTGGTTGGTGAGCCATCGATTTTGGCAAAACGTCTTAATGAGATCACATACGAATGCATGTGGTTAGGTATTTCCAAAGTAAAACCGGGTAATCATTTGGGTGATATCGGCCATATCATTCAACAACACGCAGAAAAAGCTGGCTATAGCGTGGTTCGTGAATTTTGCGGTCACGGCATCGGCAAAGTTTTCCATGAAGAACCACAAGTACTTCATTACGGGCGTCCTGGCACATTAGAGAAATTAGTGCCTGGTATGATATTCACTATAGAACCGATGATTAATGCTGGTCGTCGTGACATTCGTGAAATGGGTGACGGCTGGACCATTAAAACAAAAGACCGCAGCTTATCTGCACAGTGGGAACACACGATTTTGGTCACAGAAACAGGTTATGAAGTATTGACCTTATCTGCGGGATCACCTCCGCCT of the Undibacterium sp. 5I1 genome contains:
- the rseP gene encoding RIP metalloprotease RseP, which produces MIQIQTFLQTVLAFAFALGTLVIIHELGHYFVARLCGVKVLRFSVGMGRVIYSKNFGKDQTEWALSILPLGGYVKMLDAREQDVSKLSEHELSREFCRQSVWKRIAIVAAGPTANFLLAITLFSGLYLHGVSEPSSKIRVPSSSSLAYHAGLRQGDVITSVNDENVQTWSDVRWKLLQLGLSKSNAQIVVARVSQNKPEILDHVTIELPLSQLSSKDLEADFLNQLGFSVARPAAILGTVDPEGAAKRAGLQEKDQILEVDGRPLLDGLAFTELVSASPNKAMHLLVKRGERTFELDVTPEQQVIKDQTIGRIKVGLMLAPEMVQVETTFSDSVVKGTKRTWDTSILNFKMLGKMVTGDISLKNITGPITIADYAGQTSRTSVVSYLSFIALISISLGVMNLLPIPVLDGGHLLYYSLEVLTGRAVSERFGEIAQRAGVVLLMGLMAVAFFNDISRLMS
- the ispC gene encoding 1-deoxy-D-xylulose-5-phosphate reductoisomerase, with the translated sequence MTTSVSSVQKLCVLGSTGSIGVSTLDVVARHPDRYQVFALTAHSQVEKLALQCKQFNPQIAVVGSAKAASELQRLLLGKNLKTEVSYGSQALCDVASSVDCDTVMAAIVGAAGLPASLAAAKAGKKVLLANKEALVMAGQIFINTVRDSGATLLPIDSEHNAIFQCLPHNYNRHPSEYGISKIILTASGGPFLNRNLESLSDVTPDEAVAHPNWVMGRKISIDSATMMNKGLEVIEAHWLFATPSEQIEVLIHPQSVIHSMVSYNDGSVLAQMGNPDMRTPIAYGLAYPERIVSGVAPLDLVKIAKLHFEAPDFKRFPCLDLAYAALKAGQTASTILNASNEIAVQAFLDGKIGFRMIDQIIARVLDKIALSSADDIESILECDKETRVITQALLAS
- a CDS encoding phosphatidate cytidylyltransferase — its product is MLKTRVITALILLAILLPILYSGSFIAFTIIATLFLGAAMWENQRLFQKPAPIVIALIWAGLFAGLTVSNAAISQPMLFALSTAFWAVKFTPSLARGLPARNNGIANSLFSGMYSASIFACFVAITSLFNYSPIFLLSIMATVWVADIGAYFSGKAFGKHKLAPSISPGKSWEGAIGGWIAVLLISFAASQVDVLSGTFPSKVLISFGILGFVGIMSLLVVASVVGDLFESSLKRRAGFKDSSALLPGHGGVLDRIDALIPVLPIAALIVLWMK
- the uppS gene encoding polyprenyl diphosphate synthase — protein: MTHISSTKDVPVVDNVPKHVAIIMDGNGRWATKRFLPRVAGHAKGVDAVRVIVEACAIRGVQYLTLFAFSSENWRRPADEVSLLMRLFVTALEKEVAKMHVNDIRLKVVGDLSRFDASLQKMIQAAETKTANNAGLTVTICANYGGRWDVVQAFNRLVQEGQVSMPIDEDQLAPYLSMAYAPEPDLFIRTGGETRISNFLLWQLAYSELYFTETYWPDFDAAALDTAITSYQTRERRFGRTSAQLVGQTSS
- the frr gene encoding ribosome recycling factor codes for the protein MTVADVKKNTEQRMQKTIETLKADLSKVRTGRAHTGILDHVQVDYYGTATHITQVANVTLIDARTIGVQPWEKKMISAVEKAIRDADLGLNPSTQGDMIRVPTPALTEERRKEMVKLVKNEGEDGKIAIRNIRRDANESLKKILKDKECSEDDERRAQDDIQKLTDKFVSEVDKLLAEKEKEVLTV
- the pyrH gene encoding UMP kinase; amino-acid sequence: MTNVTNAKPAYKRVLLKLSGEALMGDDAFGINRATIERMVADVAEVSRLGVELAIVIGGGNIFRGVAPGAQGMDRATADYMGMLATVMNSLALADAMRQAGITARVMSAIGIDQVVEPYVRPKALQYLEEGKVVVFAAGTGNPFFTTDTAAALRGSEIGAEIVLKATKVDGVYTADPKKDPTATRYTTISFDEAISRHLQVMDATAFALCRDQKLPIKVFSIVKPGALRNVIMGADEGTLVHV
- the tsf gene encoding translation elongation factor Ts translates to MAAITAAMVGELRAKTDAPMMECKKALTEAEGNMDRAEELLRIKLGGKASKAASRITAEGVVASYLTGNVGAMIEVNCETDFVTKNDDFLALVNNCAKLVAEHNPADVAALSALPLEGGTVESVRAALIGKIGENMSIRRFVRFDTESKLAAYLHGTRIGVVVDFNAADDQVGKDVAMHIAAMKPVSLSSEQVPAELIEKERSVASQKAAESGKPADIVAKMVDGSIQKFLKEVSLLNQTFVKNDKQTVEQMLKAANASVKSFTMYVVGEGIEKKQDDFAAEVAAQVAAAKQA
- the rpsB gene encoding 30S ribosomal protein S2, translating into MSVTMREMLEAGVHFGHQTRFWNPKMAPFIFGHRNKIHIVNLEKTLGMYQEAMQYIRQLSANRGTILLVGTKRQARDIMAAEAQRAGMPFVDQRWLGGMLTNFKTVKTSIKRLKDMEASVEDGSVEKLSKKEALMFQREIVKLQKAIGGIKDMGGIPDAIFVVDVGYHKGAITEAAKLGIPVIGVVDTNHSPEGVTYIIPGNDDSSKAIALYARGVADAILEGRANAVNEVLEAVKPSADEFVEVAGQA
- the map gene encoding type I methionyl aminopeptidase; this encodes MTSISIKTPEDIAGMRIAGRLGSEVLDYITPFVKVGVTTGELDRLCHEYMANIQGTIPAPLNYCPPGYTPYPKAICTSVNDVICHGIPGDKILKSGDVVNLDITVIKDGYHGDNSRMFLVGEPSILAKRLNEITYECMWLGISKVKPGNHLGDIGHIIQQHAEKAGYSVVREFCGHGIGKVFHEEPQVLHYGRPGTLEKLVPGMIFTIEPMINAGRRDIREMGDGWTIKTKDRSLSAQWEHTILVTETGYEVLTLSAGSPPPPAFILAGSTQNLPA